The segment TCAATACAATTGTGAGAGATTATGGCGAAACCGCATTTACAGAAGGGCTTATGGAGCAATTAGTAAATGTATTAAATGATAGCGAAACATTTACGGATTTCTTTGCACGATTGATGAATCAATTATTTAAAGGTGAGGGCTTATTATTAATAGATGCAGCAGATTTTCGCTTGCGCCAATATGAAAGCAAGCCTTTCACACGTATTATTCAGCACACTGAGGAAATTGCCAGCGTTGTTACTGAGCAGGAAGAGGCACTTGAGTGTGCTGGCTACAGTAAACCTATTTTAGCAACAAAGGATGCAGCTAATTTATTTTATGTAGAGGATGGAGAGCGTCATCTGCTAGAAAGAAAAAATAAGCTTTTTGTTAATTTAGCGGCAAACATTAAGTTTTCTCAAGAGGAACTTTTGGAGATAGCAGAAAAGCACCCTGAACGTTTAAGTAATAATGTTGTAACACGTCCGTTAATGCAGGAAATGGTATTGCCTGTGCTTGCATTTGTTGGTGGACCAGGGGAGCTGGCGTATTGGGCAACACTGAAAAATGCTTTTACAGCATTAGACCTACAAATGCCAATTTTTGCTCCCCGCCTGCATATTACAATTGTGACACGTCATGTAGAGCAGTTATTGCAGGAGTATCAGCTAACGGTTGCTGATGTTTGGGATGGGAAAGCATTGCAATTAAAGGAACAGTTTATTGCTGATGTGCAGGATGATGAGGCGAAGCGTCAAATTCAAGCAATGCAGCAAATGATCACTGAAAAATACAAGGAGCTTGCAGGTTATTTAGAGGAGCAGCACCTTTATCTCGATAAAATACTTGTAAAAAATCAAGAGAATCATCTCAAGCAATTTGACTATCTACAGCAAAAAATTGAACAAATGGTACTGAGCAAGCATGAAACAACCATTCGAAAATTTATGACATTACACAATGAGCTATATCCAAACGATGGCTTCCAAGAGCGAGCTTATAATCCATATCAATATTTTAATGAGTTTGGACCTATGTTTATTACAGAAATGTTAAAGCAACATTACAGTATTGATAAACACCACTATTTACTATATATATAATCTCAACTATTAGATGCTTTATACCCAGATAATAATTTGATGCGATATAGATTTGATGAATACTGTCGAGAAAAATAGTATATAAAGAGCTATCCTACTAAGGATGGCTCTTTTTTTATGCCATTTAGCATATATCAAATATTTCATTAAAGGTCTATTTGCATATTCATTGATAAAATGTCAAGTTTTTTTTAAAAAAAGTGGAGGAAAGTGGGGGGATGTGGTACATTATTTAATAAAGTGGGGTGAGTAGCATGTTCATGGGAGAATATCAACACTCCGTTGATGCAAAAGGACGATTGATCATACCTGCAAAATTTCGTGAGGCTTTAGGCGAAACGTTTGTTGTGACAAGAGGGCTTGATAATTGTCTATTTGGCTACCCTATGAATGAATGGCGAAAACTCGAAGAAAAATTAAAAGGTTTACCGATGACCAAAAAAGATACACGAGCATTTGCAAGGTTTTTCTTTTCTGGTGCAACGGAGGTAGAAATAGACAAGCAAGGTCGCATAAATATCCCAGCTACGCTTATCCAGCATGCACATCTTGAGAAGGAATGTGTAGTGTTAGGCGTTTCCAATCGCATTGAAATTTGGGCGAAGGATGCATGGGAAGCGTACTTTAGTGAGTCTGAACAATCTTTTAATGAAATTGCAGAAAATATGATTGGCTTTGATTTTTAACTTTTGATAAATATGTTAGCGCTAGCTAAATAAGGTTAAGGCCTGAGAGGAGCGAGTGGTATGTTCGATCATACAACCGTGTTACTAAAGGAAACTGTTGATGGGTTGAACATCGATCCTGATGGTATTTATGTGGATTGTACGTTAGGTGGTGCAGGACACAGTGAATATTTAGTACAACAATTATCAGATAAAGGTCGTTTAATTTGCTTTGACCAAGATATAACGGCTATAGAAAATGCGAAAATTCGCTTAGCGCCCTATATAGAGCGCGTAACATTTATCCATGCGAATTTCCGCTATTTAAAAGATGAATTATTAGCTCATGGCATCGAGCGGGTTGATGGTATTTTATATGATTTAGGCGTATCTTCCCCACAGTTAGATACACCTGAACGAGGTTTTAGCTATCACCACGATGCCCCACTTGATATGCGCATGGATCAAACGGCAACGCTTACAGCATTTGAAGTTGTCAATACATGGGCATATGAAGACCTTGTGCGGATATTTTTCCGATACGGGGAAGAGAAGTTTTCAAAGCAAGTTGCTCGTAAAATTGAGGAAGCACGTAAAGCAGCACCAATCGAAACAACTGGCCAACTTGTAGAATTAATTAAAGAGGGTATTCCAGCAGCGGCACGCCGAAAGGGTGGACATCCAGCGAAGCGCATTTTCCAAGCAATACGAATTGCTGTTAATGATGAGCTAGGCGCAGCAGAGGATTCACTAGTCGATGCGATTGATATGATTAATGTAGGTGGACGTATTAGTGTTATTACGTTCCATTCATTGGAAGACCGCCTATGCAAGACCATTTTTAAGGAAGCATCGTCATTACCGGAGTTACCACCAAATTTACCTGTAATTCCTGATGACATGAAACCAACTTTAAAGCTTATAACACGAAAGCCAATTGTTCCTTCTGATGAGGAATTGGCAGTTAATAATCGTGCGCGTTCAGCAAAGCTTAGAGTGGTAGAAAAAATTAACGACAAAGGGCGTGAGTAAATGGCAGCAGTTCGTGTAAAACAGCACCAACATCAACAAGTGCAACAACCAATAACACCACCTAGTCCACAACCCACTATCAGACGTCGTAAAAAAACAAACCAGAAGTTTGAAAAAACAATGCTACTCGTATTAGTTGGTATTATCGCTGTATTGGGCGTATTCGTGCTAAATAAGCAAGCAGCTATTCAAACAACAAGTATAGACATTCAAAAAATCGAAGCAGAAGCAGATAAAGTTGCAAGACAGAATGTTGACTTGACAGTGCGGGTAAGTGAACTTTCTACATACGAAAATATATGGAAAAAAGCGGAAGAACTCGGTTTAACTCAAAATGAGAAAAATGTAAAGGTAGTGCCGGGAGAATGAAAAAAAAGAGATTTCGATTCCAGTGGGGAGCCTTTCTATTATTAATTTTTTATGGAGGGCTCTTTTTTCTATTATTCACAAGAATGGTAACCATTCAAGCGACAGGACAGGTAGAAGGACAAGAGCTTGCTGCAAAGGCAGCGGCTAAGTATGGCAAAGAGAGTGTTATTACAGCAAATCGAGGAAAGATTTATGATCGCAATGGTCAAGTGATAGCGGAGGATACATTAAGCTATCGATTAGTGGCAATTGTGAATGAAGAGGCTACAATTGATGCAAAAAATCCTCGCCATGTTGTAGATGCTGAAAAAACGGCAGAGGTTTTAGCTAAATATATTCCTGCAATGAAGAAGGAGGATATCCTTGAACGGTTGAATAACCGTTATCGAAGTGATGGGGAACCTTTATACCAAGTGGAGTTTGGTAGTGCAGGTCGAGATATTAGCTATGAAGTGATGACAAAAATCAAAGAGGAAAAATTACCGGGAATTTTATTTGTTAATGACTTAAAGCGTTATTATCCAAATGGGGTGTTTGCCTCACATTTAATAGGCTATGCATTAAAAAAGGATAATGGTGATGGTACTGTTACAACAAAAGGCGAGATGGGTCTTGAGTATACGTATAACAAGGAATTAACAGGTGTTAATGGTAAGGTCAAGTACGAAACAGATGCATTTAGTTACTTACTACCAAATAGCGAGAAAATGATTACACCTGCAAAAGACGGTAATGATATTTATTTAACACTTGATAAAACTATTCAAAGCTTTTTAGAAGAGGCAATGACAAAGGTTGAAAAGGAATATAGCCCTGAAGGG is part of the Lysinibacillus sp. FSL K6-0232 genome and harbors:
- the bshC gene encoding bacillithiol biosynthesis cysteine-adding enzyme BshC; translation: MKLESIQAPIKNHVLADYWSPNTAIHKFFEYDYHDQAFEKRAAYLAQRAHDQKELTAIIRQYMEPLGLSSKASEHLKQLEQGAMVIVGGQQAGILTGPLYSVHKAISVIALAKEQSEKLQQPVVPVFWIAGEDHDLEEINHTYTMQGEALKKRTYSERSRRKTMASATALNKEAMTQLINTIVRDYGETAFTEGLMEQLVNVLNDSETFTDFFARLMNQLFKGEGLLLIDAADFRLRQYESKPFTRIIQHTEEIASVVTEQEEALECAGYSKPILATKDAANLFYVEDGERHLLERKNKLFVNLAANIKFSQEELLEIAEKHPERLSNNVVTRPLMQEMVLPVLAFVGGPGELAYWATLKNAFTALDLQMPIFAPRLHITIVTRHVEQLLQEYQLTVADVWDGKALQLKEQFIADVQDDEAKRQIQAMQQMITEKYKELAGYLEEQHLYLDKILVKNQENHLKQFDYLQQKIEQMVLSKHETTIRKFMTLHNELYPNDGFQERAYNPYQYFNEFGPMFITEMLKQHYSIDKHHYLLYI
- the mraZ gene encoding division/cell wall cluster transcriptional repressor MraZ; this translates as MFMGEYQHSVDAKGRLIIPAKFREALGETFVVTRGLDNCLFGYPMNEWRKLEEKLKGLPMTKKDTRAFARFFFSGATEVEIDKQGRINIPATLIQHAHLEKECVVLGVSNRIEIWAKDAWEAYFSESEQSFNEIAENMIGFDF
- the rsmH gene encoding 16S rRNA (cytosine(1402)-N(4))-methyltransferase RsmH; protein product: MFDHTTVLLKETVDGLNIDPDGIYVDCTLGGAGHSEYLVQQLSDKGRLICFDQDITAIENAKIRLAPYIERVTFIHANFRYLKDELLAHGIERVDGILYDLGVSSPQLDTPERGFSYHHDAPLDMRMDQTATLTAFEVVNTWAYEDLVRIFFRYGEEKFSKQVARKIEEARKAAPIETTGQLVELIKEGIPAAARRKGGHPAKRIFQAIRIAVNDELGAAEDSLVDAIDMINVGGRISVITFHSLEDRLCKTIFKEASSLPELPPNLPVIPDDMKPTLKLITRKPIVPSDEELAVNNRARSAKLRVVEKINDKGRE
- the ftsL2 gene encoding cell division protein FtsL; translated protein: MAAVRVKQHQHQQVQQPITPPSPQPTIRRRKKTNQKFEKTMLLVLVGIIAVLGVFVLNKQAAIQTTSIDIQKIEAEADKVARQNVDLTVRVSELSTYENIWKKAEELGLTQNEKNVKVVPGE